A genomic region of Acipenser ruthenus chromosome 9, fAciRut3.2 maternal haplotype, whole genome shotgun sequence contains the following coding sequences:
- the LOC117972840 gene encoding olfactory receptor 6N1-like isoform X2 encodes MLPPAASPEDLSERYFQEAAMEKENSSYTTMFTLSGLNESSTNKYIYFSFTLLGYLFIICVNLTLIVIIALEKTLHEPMYFFLCNLSANALYGTAGFYPKLLFDFLSDTHVISYSGCLLQMFIIYSFSTCELSNLTVMAYDRYVAICRPLEYHAIMSPLTTGKLILFSWIFPFCCLCVGTLLTFRLPLCGSHIEKLYCDNWSIVKLSCVGTTVNNVYGYVIICIFFAHFLFILFSYMKIFRVCRASSIAMSKCLQTCLPHLLSVINYSIALLFDLMYSRYGSYDMPQVLHNLLSVEFLIVPPIFNPVIYGLNLQKIRNKVTRMCSRNKVIHT; translated from the coding sequence GTATTTTCAAGAAGCAGCTATGGAGAAAGAAAACTCATCCTACACTACAATGTTTACCCTTTCTGGATTAAATGAATCAAGcacaaataaatatatctatttttcttTCACTCTCCTAGGTTATCTCTTTatcatttgtgttaatttaaCTCTAATTGTAATAATAGCTCTTGAAAAGACACTTCATGAGCCCATGTATTTCTTCCTCTGTAATCTGAGTGCTAATGCACTGTATGGTACTGCTGGTTTCTATCCTAAACTACTGTTTGATTTTCTGTCTGATACGCATGTCATCTCATATTCTGGGTGCCTGCTACAAATGTTTATCATCTACAGTTTTTCCACGTGTGAATTATCAAATTTAACAGTGATGGCATATGATAGGTATGTGGCAATATGCAGGCCCCTGGAGTACCATGCTATCATGTCTCCTTTGACGACTGGTAAATTAATACTGTTTTCTTGGATTTTTCCATTCTGTTGTTTGTGTGTTGGTACTCTATTGACTTTCAGGTTGCCCTTATGTGGCTCCCACATTGAAAAACTATATTGTGATAACTGGTCAATTGTGAAATTATCTTGTGTAGGGACTACTGTTAACAATGTATATGGATAtgttataatatgtatattttttgcacatttcctttttattttattttcctatatgaaaataTTCAGAGTGTGCCGGGCATCTAGTATAGCAATGAGTAAATGTTTGCAGACCTGTCTGCCACATTTGTTGTCGGTGATCAATTACTCAATTGCCTTGCTTTTTGatttaatgtacagtagataCGGTTCATATGATATGCCGCAGGTTTTACACAATCTCCTGTCCGTGGAATTTCTGATCGTCCCCCCTATTTTCAATCCTGTCATTTATGGTTTAAACCTTCAAAAGATCCGGAACAAAGTCACAAGAATGTGCAGCAGAAACAAAGTAATTCACACTTAA
- the LOC117972840 gene encoding olfactory receptor 6N1-like isoform X3, producing the protein MEKENSSYTTMFTLSGLNESSTNKYIYFSFTLLGYLFIICVNLTLIVIIALEKTLHEPMYFFLCNLSANALYGTAGFYPKLLFDFLSDTHVISYSGCLLQMFIIYSFSTCELSNLTVMAYDRYVAICRPLEYHAIMSPLTTGKLILFSWIFPFCCLCVGTLLTFRLPLCGSHIEKLYCDNWSIVKLSCVGTTVNNVYGYVIICIFFAHFLFILFSYMKIFRVCRASSIAMSKCLQTCLPHLLSVINYSIALLFDLMYSRYGSYDMPQVLHNLLSVEFLIVPPIFNPVIYGLNLQKIRNKVTRMCSRNKVIHT; encoded by the coding sequence ATGGAGAAAGAAAACTCATCCTACACTACAATGTTTACCCTTTCTGGATTAAATGAATCAAGcacaaataaatatatctatttttcttTCACTCTCCTAGGTTATCTCTTTatcatttgtgttaatttaaCTCTAATTGTAATAATAGCTCTTGAAAAGACACTTCATGAGCCCATGTATTTCTTCCTCTGTAATCTGAGTGCTAATGCACTGTATGGTACTGCTGGTTTCTATCCTAAACTACTGTTTGATTTTCTGTCTGATACGCATGTCATCTCATATTCTGGGTGCCTGCTACAAATGTTTATCATCTACAGTTTTTCCACGTGTGAATTATCAAATTTAACAGTGATGGCATATGATAGGTATGTGGCAATATGCAGGCCCCTGGAGTACCATGCTATCATGTCTCCTTTGACGACTGGTAAATTAATACTGTTTTCTTGGATTTTTCCATTCTGTTGTTTGTGTGTTGGTACTCTATTGACTTTCAGGTTGCCCTTATGTGGCTCCCACATTGAAAAACTATATTGTGATAACTGGTCAATTGTGAAATTATCTTGTGTAGGGACTACTGTTAACAATGTATATGGATAtgttataatatgtatattttttgcacatttcctttttattttattttcctatatgaaaataTTCAGAGTGTGCCGGGCATCTAGTATAGCAATGAGTAAATGTTTGCAGACCTGTCTGCCACATTTGTTGTCGGTGATCAATTACTCAATTGCCTTGCTTTTTGatttaatgtacagtagataCGGTTCATATGATATGCCGCAGGTTTTACACAATCTCCTGTCCGTGGAATTTCTGATCGTCCCCCCTATTTTCAATCCTGTCATTTATGGTTTAAACCTTCAAAAGATCCGGAACAAAGTCACAAGAATGTGCAGCAGAAACAAAGTAATTCACACTTAA
- the LOC117973067 gene encoding olfactory receptor 6N1-like, which produces MQKNNSSYVTMFTLSGLNESSTNKYIYFSFTLLGYLFIICVNLTLIVIIALEKTLHEPMYFFLCNLSANALYGTAGFYPKLLFDFLSDTHVISYSGCLLQRFVIYSFSACELSNLTVMAYDRYVAICRPLEYHAIMSPLTTGKLILFSWIFPFCCLCVGTLLTFRLPLCGSHIEKLFCDNWSIVKLSCVGTTVNNVYGYVILCIFIAHFLFILFSYMKILRACRASSIAMSKCLQTCLPHLLTLINYCIAILFDLMYSKYGSYDMPQVLHNILSVEFLIVPPVFNPVIYGLNFQKIRNKVTRMCSRNKVIHTGSQM; this is translated from the coding sequence ATGCAGAAAAATAACTCATCCTACGTTACAATGTTTACCCTTTCTGGATTAAATGAATCaagcacaaataaatatatatatttttctttcactCTCCTGGGTTATCTCTTTatcatttgtgttaatttaaCTCTAATTGTAATAATAGCTCTTGAAAAGACACTTCATGAGCCCATGTATTTTTTCCTCTGTAATCTGAGTGCTAATGCACTGTATGGTACTGCTGGTTTCTATCCTAAACTACTGTTTGATTTTCTGTCTGATACGCATGTCATCTCATATTCTGGGTGCCTGCTTCAAAGATTTGTCATCTACAGTTTTTCTGCTTGTGAATTATCAAATTTAACAGTGATGGCATATGATAGGTATGTGGCAATATGCAGGCCCCTGGAGTACCATGCTATCATGTCGCCTTTGACGACTGGTAAATTAATACTGTTTTCTTGGATTTTTCCATTCTGTTGTTTGTGTGTTGGTACTCTATTGACTTTCAGGTTGCCCTTATGTGGCTCCCACATTGAAAAACTATTTTGTGATAACTGGTCAATTGTGAAATTATCTTGTGTAGGGACTACTGTTAACAATGTATATGGATATGTTATATTATGTATATTCATTGcacatttcctttttattttattttcctacatGAAAATACTCAGAGCGTGCCGGGCATCTAGTATAGCAATGAGTAAATGTTTGCAGACCTGTTTGCCACATTTGTTGACCTTGATCAACTACTGTATTGCCATACTTTttgatttaatgtacagtaaatacgGTTCATATGATATGCCACAGGTTTTACACAATATCTTGTCAGTGGAATTTCTGATCGTCCCCCCTGTTTTCAATCCTGTCATTTATGGTTTAaactttcaaaagatccggaACAAAGTCACAAGAATGTGCAGCAGAAACAAAGTAATTCACACTGGATCCCAGATGTAG